TGTCAGGCTGGCTGAACATCACAGTACAGCATTAAAGCTTACTGATTTTCTGGATCACCATAAAGCTGTAGAGAAGGTCTTCTATCCAATGCATCCTTCCCATGATCAGTATGAACTTGCCAAAGAACAGATGACCGGTGGACCGGGTCTGCTCTCAATAAAAATGGAAAATAAAGATCCATCCCATATCACTGCCATGGTTGAATCATTGAAGAATTTTCATATTGGAGTCAGCTGGGGTGGTTATGAAAGTCTGGTTTTCCCCGTATTGGCCACAAACAAAGGTGATCCCTCCATGGTGCGGCTGCATCTGGGCCTGGAAGAACCAGAATTACTGATGGAAGACCTGGATCAGGCCTTCCAACATCTAAAATAATAAAGGAAAAATAATGAGACTCAGACAAATACACCTGGATTTTCATACGAGTGAGAATATTCCCCATATAGGTAGAGATTTCAATGCTGAGGAATTTGCTCAGACATTGAAAAAGGCTCATGTGGATTCAATAACATGCTTTTCACGATGTCATCATGGATGGCTGTACTATCCTTCAAAAAAGTTTAAAGAGAGAATCCATCCCCATTTGGAGAAATCCGATCTTCTTGGCGAACAGATCAAGGCCTGTAAGGAAGCGGGTATTAAAGTACCGGTATATCTGCCTCTCCAATGGGACCATTTCTCGGCCAATGAGAATCCAGGTTGGTTGGTGCTTGATGAAAATGGTAGACAGTACGGTACAGGACCATATGAGGCAGGATTTTATAGACAGTTATGTCTTAATACAGCTTATCGTAACCTGGTACTCGAGCAGGCTCTGGAAGTACTGGAGATGTATCCCGATGCCGACGGCTTGTTTCTGGATATTATCAATTCCCGGGAATGCTCCTGTGTTGAGTGTCGAAAGGGGATGGTGCGAGAAGGCATAGATCCAACAAGCAGTGAAGGACGCAGGAAATATATGCGCCTGGTTATAAAAGAGTTTACAGAATTTATCAGTTCTGAAATAAGAAAAGTAAGGCCTGATGCAGGTATTTACTATAACCATAGTCATGTCCGCTTAAGTCACAGAGATATCATTGATGGATTTACACATCTTGAGCTGGAATCACTTCCCGGAGGAGGCTGGGGCTATTGGGATTTTCCAATTACCATAAGATATGCCAGAACACTGGGGGTTCCATGCATCGGACAGACAGGAAAGTTTCATACCTCCTGGGGGGATTTCAACTCATTAAAAACCAAAGCATCCCTGGAATTTGAATGTTTCAGATCTCTCGCCTTCGGGGCAGCCTGCTCAATAGGTGATCAGCTGGATCCTCTGGGAAAGTTGTCTGAACCAAGCTATAAGCTCATCGGCGGAGTTTATGAACAGGTCGAGAAGAAAGAACCCTGGTGTCGGGAAGTAGAACCTGTTGTTGAAATGGCTGTATTTTCACCTGATCGTTTTGAGGGTTCTGCGAACGGCGGATTGTCTCCGGATATTTCCGGCTGTACCCGTATGCTGCAGGAGCTGGGTTATCAGTTTAATATAATTGATGAAACTGAGGACTTTTCAAAATACAGGATTGTCATTCTGCCGGATAATGTCATGATTGATGATATGGAAACCGGTAAGAAGCTTGATGACTTTGTCAGTAAAGGCGGGGCAGTTCTTTCCAGCTACAGATCCGGCCGTAATTCAGAGTCACAGGATTATGTACATTTCAATCCCGGTGTTTCCAGTACCGGCACATCTCCATTCTGCCCGGATTTCATAGTACCCGAAGGGGATATGCTCAAGGATCTTGAAGATGTTGATTATGTGATGTATCAACAGGCTGAGTGCGTTAAAGCTGAAGACGGAACCGATGTGCTTTGTTGGGTAAACGAACCGTATTTCAATAGAACATGGGAACACTTCTGTTCTCATCAGCACAGCCCATCTTCCGGCAGGCGTGGGTATCCCG
The sequence above is a segment of the Oceanispirochaeta sp. M1 genome. Coding sequences within it:
- a CDS encoding beta-galactosidase trimerization domain-containing protein; its protein translation is MRLRQIHLDFHTSENIPHIGRDFNAEEFAQTLKKAHVDSITCFSRCHHGWLYYPSKKFKERIHPHLEKSDLLGEQIKACKEAGIKVPVYLPLQWDHFSANENPGWLVLDENGRQYGTGPYEAGFYRQLCLNTAYRNLVLEQALEVLEMYPDADGLFLDIINSRECSCVECRKGMVREGIDPTSSEGRRKYMRLVIKEFTEFISSEIRKVRPDAGIYYNHSHVRLSHRDIIDGFTHLELESLPGGGWGYWDFPITIRYARTLGVPCIGQTGKFHTSWGDFNSLKTKASLEFECFRSLAFGAACSIGDQLDPLGKLSEPSYKLIGGVYEQVEKKEPWCREVEPVVEMAVFSPDRFEGSANGGLSPDISGCTRMLQELGYQFNIIDETEDFSKYRIVILPDNVMIDDMETGKKLDDFVSKGGAVLSSYRSGRNSESQDYVHFNPGVSSTGTSPFCPDFIVPEGDMLKDLEDVDYVMYQQAECVKAEDGTDVLCWVNEPYFNRTWEHFCSHQHSPSSGRRGYPGILKNGRKIHFIHPVFTTYHEMDPLWCKTLVKNAIDMLIPDKIVEHNGPSSLVVTVNQLVDKDSYVLHMLHYIPERRGVKFDSIQDVIPLYNTELSIKLSEAVSSAVLVPEDVELKSEIKNGRLIFTVPELHGHQMIELKK